From the genome of Geminocystis herdmanii PCC 6308, one region includes:
- the mfd gene encoding transcription-repair coupling factor — protein sequence MLNSVIRSISKSPLTSELIQKLNHSQKLNLQGVARLPKGLVTASISQSEQKNLLVICATLEESARWMANIEVMGYKQVFFYPTTEASPYEPFNSESEMIWGQMQTLSSLIAQDVTSSPLAVVTTEKALQPHLPPPCIFADYCLNLSKGMTLESKNIDLTLTRMGYDRVNLVEIEGQWSKRGDLIDIFPVSAELPVRLDFFGDELESIREFDPVTQRSLDKIDELTLTPTTWTGIISQNLPSIEIIKPYISTKEQENLDNGIYPEAMSRFLGCAFHGENGHVASILDYFPENSIVAIDEVEQCTAHSRIWVEQAQEKWQLINESVILPDGIIPPNPKSEEEKLSPLAPKSGGKNEVSNIGDLGAIPKIHRDFSTSLELIKYPQIYLSEIALEVIETDIPTLNLSSRPLPVSPHQFAKLAEILRGKKEVYNTIDLGKYNKWLISAQPSRSIALLQEHDCPAQLITNAVDFGSIEKLQRQNISVGLKYSGQAELEGFILPTFRIAIITDREFFGQHNLASPTYIRKRRQAASKQVDLDKLRPKDFIVHKYYGLGQFLNLEICEGREYLAIQYLDGLLRVPADALELVSRYRHTGEGTPKLNKMSGRDWVNVKNKVRKSIKKLAVDLVKLYAKRAELEGHSCLEDTPWQRELEDSFPYQPTPDQIKAIQDVKRDLESDRPMDRLVCGDVGFGKTEVAIRAIFKMVTAGNKQVVFIAPTTILSQQHYHTLVERFSPYPINIGLLNRFRTESEKVEIIKKLATGELDIVVGTQGVLSNKIKYKDLGLLVVDEEQRFGVNQKEKIKAMKTSIDVLTLSATPIPRTLYMSISGVREMSLITTPPPSRRPIKTHILPFNQGAIRTAIRNELDRGGQIFYVLPRIEGMEDVIKMLQAMIPSLRIAIAHGQMHQGELETTMLTFNNGDVDLLVCTTIVESGLDIPRVNTIIIEDAQKFGLAQLYQLRGRVGRSGIQAHAWLLYPDKETLSEVALKRLRALQEFTQLGSGYHLAMRDMEIRGVGSLLGAEQSGQVEAIGFEMYTEMLKEAINEIQGQEIPTVEDTQIDIPLTALIPTRYIPDLEQKMDAYRSIATVSSQKEIKQIEADWLDRYGDIPEPAQQLLQVAQLKLRARSIGFSRIKLEGKQNVILETPMQEPAWQLLNAKLPKHLQHRFVYGKNKVIVRGLGAMKASQQLDSLNSWFNYLVVD from the coding sequence TACTTGTAATTTGTGCCACCCTTGAAGAATCAGCCCGTTGGATGGCTAATATTGAGGTTATGGGCTATAAACAAGTTTTTTTCTATCCCACCACAGAAGCGAGTCCCTATGAACCTTTTAACAGTGAATCTGAGATGATTTGGGGACAGATGCAGACCCTTTCAAGCCTAATTGCTCAAGATGTTACAAGCTCTCCTTTAGCGGTTGTCACCACAGAAAAAGCCTTACAACCCCACTTACCACCCCCTTGCATTTTTGCTGACTATTGCTTAAATTTGAGCAAGGGCATGACTTTAGAGAGTAAGAATATTGATCTAACTTTAACAAGGATGGGGTACGATCGAGTTAATTTAGTGGAAATCGAAGGACAATGGAGTAAAAGAGGGGATTTAATCGATATTTTCCCAGTTTCGGCAGAATTACCCGTCAGATTAGATTTTTTTGGCGATGAATTGGAGTCTATTCGAGAATTTGATCCTGTTACTCAACGAAGTTTAGATAAGATAGACGAATTAACTCTGACTCCCACTACATGGACGGGGATAATTAGTCAGAATTTGCCTAGTATAGAAATTATTAAACCATATATTAGCACTAAGGAGCAAGAAAATTTAGATAATGGTATTTATCCCGAAGCTATGAGTCGTTTTTTAGGGTGCGCTTTTCATGGTGAAAATGGTCATGTTGCCTCGATTTTAGACTATTTTCCTGAGAATTCGATCGTTGCCATTGATGAGGTAGAACAATGTACTGCCCATAGCCGTATTTGGGTGGAACAAGCGCAAGAAAAATGGCAATTAATTAATGAATCTGTTATTCTCCCTGACGGAATAATCCCCCCTAACCCCAAGTCTGAGGAAGAAAAATTAAGCCCCCTTGCCCCCAAATCTGGGGGTAAAAATGAAGTCTCTAATATTGGGGATTTAGGGGCGATTCCGAAAATTCATCGAGATTTTTCCACATCTTTAGAGTTAATTAAATATCCCCAAATTTATCTCTCAGAAATTGCCTTAGAAGTTATCGAAACGGACATCCCAACTCTTAATTTATCTTCTCGCCCTTTGCCTGTTTCTCCCCATCAATTTGCTAAATTAGCAGAAATTTTAAGAGGTAAAAAAGAGGTTTATAATACCATCGATTTAGGTAAGTATAATAAATGGTTAATTTCTGCTCAACCTTCTCGCTCGATCGCATTATTACAAGAACATGACTGCCCTGCTCAATTGATTACTAATGCTGTTGATTTTGGTTCGATCGAAAAACTGCAACGTCAAAATATTTCTGTTGGTTTAAAATACTCTGGACAAGCAGAATTAGAAGGTTTTATTTTACCTACTTTTCGCATTGCTATTATAACCGATCGAGAGTTTTTTGGACAACATAATTTAGCTAGTCCTACCTATATCAGAAAACGCCGTCAAGCAGCTTCAAAACAAGTTGATTTAGACAAGTTAAGACCAAAAGATTTTATTGTTCATAAATATTATGGATTAGGACAGTTTTTAAACTTAGAAATTTGTGAAGGAAGAGAGTATTTAGCTATTCAATATCTCGATGGTTTATTAAGAGTTCCAGCTGATGCTTTAGAATTGGTATCTCGCTATAGACATACAGGAGAAGGCACTCCTAAGTTAAATAAAATGTCGGGGAGAGACTGGGTAAATGTCAAAAATAAAGTTAGAAAATCTATTAAAAAATTAGCGGTTGATTTAGTTAAATTATACGCAAAAAGAGCAGAATTAGAGGGACATTCCTGCCTCGAAGATACCCCTTGGCAAAGAGAATTAGAAGACTCTTTTCCCTATCAACCAACCCCTGATCAAATCAAGGCGATTCAGGATGTTAAAAGAGATTTAGAAAGCGATCGACCTATGGATAGGTTAGTGTGTGGAGATGTGGGTTTTGGCAAAACAGAAGTGGCAATTAGAGCAATTTTTAAGATGGTAACAGCAGGTAATAAACAAGTGGTTTTTATTGCACCTACCACTATTTTATCCCAACAACATTATCATACTTTAGTGGAAAGATTTTCTCCTTATCCTATCAATATAGGTTTATTAAATCGCTTCCGCACTGAATCAGAAAAAGTGGAAATTATCAAAAAATTGGCAACGGGAGAATTAGATATTGTGGTGGGTACTCAAGGGGTTTTAAGTAATAAAATTAAGTATAAAGATTTGGGTTTATTAGTAGTGGATGAAGAACAAAGATTTGGGGTGAATCAGAAAGAAAAAATTAAAGCAATGAAAACTTCGATCGATGTTTTAACCCTCAGTGCCACACCGATTCCTCGTACTCTTTATATGTCCATTTCGGGGGTGCGAGAAATGAGTTTAATTACCACTCCTCCCCCTAGTCGTCGCCCTATCAAAACCCATATTTTACCCTTTAATCAAGGGGCGATTCGTACTGCCATTCGCAATGAATTAGACAGGGGAGGACAAATTTTCTACGTTTTACCCCGTATTGAGGGCATGGAAGACGTTATCAAAATGCTTCAAGCCATGATTCCTAGCCTAAGAATTGCCATCGCCCATGGGCAAATGCACCAAGGGGAATTGGAAACCACCATGTTGACGTTTAATAATGGGGATGTGGATTTGCTAGTATGCACGACTATCGTTGAGTCTGGTTTAGATATTCCTCGTGTGAATACTATCATCATCGAAGATGCTCAAAAATTCGGACTAGCCCAATTATATCAGCTTAGGGGGCGAGTAGGTCGATCGGGCATTCAAGCCCATGCTTGGTTACTATATCCTGACAAGGAGACTTTATCGGAGGTGGCGTTAAAAAGATTACGCGCCTTGCAGGAGTTTACACAACTCGGTTCGGGTTATCATTTAGCTATGCGTGATATGGAAATTCGTGGAGTGGGCAGTCTCCTTGGCGCCGAGCAATCTGGGCAAGTGGAAGCCATCGGTTTTGAGATGTACACGGAAATGTTGAAAGAGGCTATCAACGAAATTCAAGGGCAGGAAATTCCCACCGTGGAAGACACCCAAATTGATATACCCCTCACGGCTTTAATCCCCACTCGTTATATCCCTGATTTAGAACAAAAAATGGATGCTTACCGCTCGATCGCAACTGTATCTAGTCAGAAGGAAATCAAGCAAATTGAAGCGGATTGGCTAGACAGATATGGTGATATTCCCGAACCAGCACAACAATTATTACAAGTAGCTCAATTGAAATTAAGGGCAAGATCGATCGGCTTTTCACGGATAAAACTAGAGGGGAAACAAAATGTTATCCTTGAAACACCAATGCAAGAACCAGCATGGCAATTATTAAATGCTAAGTTGCCAAAACATTTGCAACATCGTTTTGTCTATGGCAAAAACAAGGTAATCGTCAGAGGTTTAGGTGCGATGAAAGCCAGTCAACAATTAGACAGTCTTAACAGTTGGTTTAACTATCTTGTCGTAGATTAA